A portion of the Parasteatoda tepidariorum isolate YZ-2023 chromosome 5, CAS_Ptep_4.0, whole genome shotgun sequence genome contains these proteins:
- the LOC107442814 gene encoding phospholipase A2, with product MMLLLLLFGFSLGYSNADKVNSTSPSKPNLLEELDRILRPDIVALIGLKSRGGSSFIPLESQQFKCRILNSLYRNAKISNPTFLNDMLTPQMMNMLENCSTRDFRIADFFSQAPIFPGTLWCGQGNLAENFHDLGYFNQTDACCRDHDYCDDIIRPGKTKYNLANPYKITRLHCKCDTALRQCFRKVNTPISNTVGYIFFSLLQTQCYDFDYPASRCLVWRRGSIREYCVKYELEEDKPKMWQWFDQEPYL from the exons ATgatgctattattattattgtttggaTTTTCTTTGGGCTATTCTAATGCTGATAAAGTAAATAGCACCTCTCCTTCGAAACCCAATCTATTGGAAGAGCTTGACCGAATACTGAGACCAGACATAGTTGCTTTGATTGGATTGAAATCCAGAGGAGGAAGTAGCTTCATTCCATTAGAAAGCCAGCAATTTAAATGTAGGATTTTAAATAGTCT TTatagaaatgcaaaaatatcGAATCCGACCTTTCTTAACGACATGTTAACTCCTCAAATGATGAATATGCTGGAAAATTGTTCGACAAGAGACTTCAGAATTGCAGATTTCTTTAGTCAAGCTCCAATTTTTCCCG gtACTCTATGGTGTGGACAAGGAAATTTGGCCGAAAACTTTCACGATCTTGGCTATTTCAACCAAACTGATGCTTGCTGCAGGGATCATGATTATTGCGATGACATTATTCGGCCtggtaaaacaaaatacaatctAGCCAACCCTTACAAAATTACTAG attgcATTGCAAATGTGACACTGCTCTTCGTCAATGCTTCAGAAAAGTGAACACTCCTATTTCTAACACAGTGGGATACATTTTCTTCTCTCTCCTTCAAACTCAATGCTATGACTTCGACTATCCAGCATCACGATGTTTAGTTTGGAGACG TGGTTCAATAAGGGAATACTGCGTAAAATATGAGCTTGAAGAGGATAAGCCCAAGATGTGGCAATGGTTTGACCAAGAACCTTATTTGTAA